A stretch of DNA from Diadema setosum chromosome 10, eeDiaSeto1, whole genome shotgun sequence:
TGCAATGTAAGAAAGTGGAGGCAAGGTGCTACATAAGCGCTTGCCCAATAGCCttgggcaagtgaaaatcaaagttggGGAAAGTAGTATGGAATCAATGAGAACAAAATGCTCACCCAAAGCAGacaagcaaaaagttttaaagccacttttgtttttttcactattCCCTCGTACAAAACCATGaagtcaaccatacagaagcccaaagataatgactgttttgaagggatcgtatagttttggttgagacataatttcaggttcctaacatttttggtgaggtaatgagaaacctcttatatgaaatatgaaaaagcatgtaattccatgacgAATTTAACGCTTGTTTtatgaaaaatggttttgaaattgctgagatatccaaaacagagcgattcttataagtgtgggacccaccttttattacaatcgctttgttttactttgtttttggatgtttcagtcatttcaaccccgattttcatcaaataaacattgaattcctcttaaaatggtatgctctgtactatttcgtaagtgttttcttggtatctcgcaaaaagttaaaagcccaattctcatctccaccaatactgtaccatccctctaATAGTGATGGGCAAGTCAAATTCATGTTTGCACAAGTGTTCTACAACAAtatgaaaatctgcttgcctgaccatgcaagtggttaaaaaaaaagaaaaaaaaagttacctaGCACCTTGAAAGGTGTGCATATTGACTTGTCACTGTCATTTTCTTGCTGTTGTTGGTTTATTTTGTTAGATTGTTGATGAAGATAAAGGTACTTGATTGCAAGCATAAATGACTTCTCTATGCTCTGTTTCAGTGTGTGATGTCAGGAAAGCTCGATATGCAAATTTCTACAAGACATATGATGCCCAAGCTGACTTTGAGAGGATGAGAGAGCTCGGAGTATTCCAGTCTGCAAGACCTCTAAGTGAAGAGTAGTGTTGTCATCACTTTCTGTAGTTAGAATGTCCCATCTTCAATTCAGGTTAGTATCTACAAGTACGTACATGCTCTGAGCTGTCAGACAATATAACACTTGCAGAATACATGTGCTCCTTTTTCATGCGTTTGCCTTTCATGAAATAATCTAAAATGTTGAATCATGATTTGGGGACTTTGTGCTGAATATATAGGAACTGCCTCTCATTTTGTCACACTGATGAAATTGAGAAGAGTTAGCTATtactgtaaatgcagaaatttttgtggtacaatgtacattgattttagcatatttcacGCTACTTTTGGCCAGCTTG
This window harbors:
- the LOC140234119 gene encoding cytochrome c oxidase subunit 6C-like, yielding MSALPRPKMRGLLSSFLTRHFLIGASLAVIGAASVKIFLCDVRKARYANFYKTYDAQADFERMRELGVFQSARPLSEE